A window of the Hevea brasiliensis isolate MT/VB/25A 57/8 chromosome 6, ASM3005281v1, whole genome shotgun sequence genome harbors these coding sequences:
- the LOC110664260 gene encoding rust resistance kinase Lr10-like: MNLFFRMFSICFMLIVLVDDGLGIFENECKESKCGSHGPAVRFPFRIKGRQPDHCGYPEDGFHLSCSERKETVLELPNSVKLSINKIDYFSQVISASDPQGCFPKQLPKINLSVSSFRFHYQFDYWENNCTIFHCLQRTQWSSATLISCQSSPNSYVYSNPSNSGGDVNKIYNCTKMYEIINFPFLLCDLDIRVVRLSWSFPRCNSCEAHYKYCRLKPNSTQPAIECYGKLQKKGALNKFVATGIALALLLLAVSVTALFYVYGFNKKEKEYQSKIEKFLDDYKTFKPSRYSYTDIKRITNQFKEELGQGAYGTVYKGKLSEEIMVAVKVLNNSKGNGEEFVNEVGIIGKIHHVNVVRLIGFCADGFRRALLYEYLPNESLAKFISSADAKNHFLGWKRLQDIALGVAKGIEYLHQGCNQRILHFDINPHNILLDHNFNPKISDFGQAKLCSRDQSAVSLTTARGTIGYIAPEVFSRNFGNVSCKSDVYSFGMLVLEMVGGRKNVDAKQGNEDQIYYPEWIYNLLEGGEDLRFEIDAEEDAKIAKKLAIVGLWCIQWNPVDRPSMKTAVQMLEGEGDNLSIPANPFSSSNHTRMNSRVSRRQLHHQLEAISETE, from the exons ATGAATTTATTCTTCAGAATGTTTTCCATCTGCTTCATGCTAATTGTTCTTGTAGACGATGGATTAGGCATTTTTGAGAATGAGTGCAAGGAATCCAAATGTGGGAGCCATGGTCCAGCCGTTCGATTCCCGTTCCGAATCAAAGGCCGCCAACCTGACCACTGTGGCTATCCTGAAGATGGGTTTCATCTTTCATGCTCCGAGAGGAAGGAGACAGTACTGGAGTTGCCAAATTCAGTGAAACTCTCGATCAATAAGATAGATTATTTTTCTCAAGTGATTTCTGCAAGTGATCCACAAGGTTGTTTTCCAAAACAGCTTCCCAAAATCAATTTATCTGTCTCTTCCTTTCGGTTTCATTATCAATTTGATTACTGGGAGAACAATTGCACAATTTTTCACTGTTTACAGAGAACACAATGGTCTTCGGCAACACTGATTTCTTGCCAAAGTTCTCCCAACTCCTATGTTTATTCCAATCCATCAAATTCGGGAGGCGATgtcaataaaatatataattgtaCCAAGATgtatgaaattattaattttccatttctACTATGTGACTTGGATATTAGGGTTGTCCGTTTGAGCTGGTCATTTCCGAGGTGTAACTCTTGTGAAGCACATTACAAATATTGCAGATTGAAGCCTAACAGCACTCAACCTGCTATTGAATGCTATGGCAAGCTCCAAAAAAAGG GGGCACTAAATAAGTTTGTGGCGACAG GCATAGCTTTGGCCCTGCTTCTTCTAGCGGTATCAGTGACTGCACTTTTCTATGTGTATGGCTtcaacaaaaaagaaaaagaatatcaGTCCAAGATTGAAAAGTTTTTGGATGACTACAAAACTTTCAAACCTTCAAGATATTCCTATACTGATATTAAGAGGATCACAAATCAATTCAAGGAAGAACTAGGCCAAGGAGCTTATGGAACTGTCTATAAAGGGAAGCTTTCTGAAGAAATTATGGTAGCCGTTAAGGTCCTCAACAATTCCAAGGGTAATGGAGAGGAATTTGTAAATGAAGTTGGAATAATAGGAAAGATCCACCATGTCAATGTCGTTCGTTTGATTGGCTTTTGTGCTGATGGATTCAGGCGAGCTCTACTTTATGAGTACTTACCAAATGAATCACTAGCAAAATTTATATCTTCAGCAGATGCCAAGAACCATTTTCTTGGATGGAAAAGGCTGCAAGATATTGCTCTTGGAGTTGCCAAAGGAATTGAATATCTCCACCAGGGATGCAATCAAAGAATCCTCCATTTTGACATAAATCCACATAATATCCTGCTTGACCACAATTTCAATCCCAAAATCTCTGATTTTGGCCAGGCTAAGTTGTGTTCTAGGGATCAAAGTGCAGTGTCCTTGACAACAGCCAGAGGAACCATTGGCTACATCGCTCCTGAAGTCTTTTCAAGGAACTTTGGGAATGTTTCCTGTAAATCAGATGTTTATAGTTTTGGAATGTTGGTGTTAGAAATGGTTGGAGGAAGGAAGAATGTTGatgctaaacaaggaaatgaagatCAAATTTACTACCCGGAATGGATTTATAATCTTTTGGAAGGAGGAGAAGATCTAAGGTTCGAGATTGATGCAGAGGAGGATGCCAAAATTGCAAAGAAACTTGCAATTGTGGGACTCTGGTGCATTCAGTGGAATCCAGTGGATCGTCCTTCCATGAAAACTGCTGTCCAAATGTTAGAAGGGGAAGGAGACAATCTATCAATACCCGCTAATCCTTTCAGCTCTTCTAATCATACAAGAATGAATTCAAGAGTCTCAAGAAGACAACTTCACCATCAGTTGGAGGCCATCTCAGAAACCGAGTAA
- the LOC131180586 gene encoding rust resistance kinase Lr10-like, whose protein sequence is MPARVIGATEDIERSSMLRQVEWRQELIPTHHGLGLFEDECKESKCVRHGPAVRFPFRIKGRKLDYCGYPEVGFDISCSDRNETVLELPNSVKLLVKKIDYFSQVISAIDPQGIALGLLLLVVSVIALYYIYGFNKKEKEYQSKIELDDYKAFKPSRNSYTDIKRITNQFKEEQGHGAYGTVYKVKLSGESLVAVKVLNNAKGDGEEFVNEASTIGKIHHVNVVRLIGWLLS, encoded by the exons ATGCCGGCAAGAGTAATCGGAGCGACAGAGGACATCGAACGCTCCTCCATGCTCCGACAAGTGGAATGGCGACAGGAGCTTATACCGACAC ACCATGGATTAGGCCTTTTTGAGGATGAGTGCAAGGAATCCAAATGCGTGCGCCATGGTCCAGCCGTTCGATTCCCGTTCAGAATCAAGGGCCGGAAACTTGACTACTGTGGTTATCCTGAAGTTGGGTTTGATATATCATGCTCGGATAGGAACGAGACAGTGCTAGAGTTGCCAAATTCAGTGAAACTCTTAGTCAAAAAGATAGATTATTTTTCTCAAGTGATTTCTGCAATTGATCCACAAG GTATAGCCTTAGGTCTGCTTCTTCTAGTCGTATCAGTGATTGCACTTTACTATATCTATGGCTTcaacaaaaaagaaaaggaatATCAGTCCAAGATTGAATTAGATGACTACAAAGCTTTCAAACCTTCAAGAAATTCCTATACTGATATTAAGAGGATCACAAATCAGTTCAAGGAAGAACAAGGCCATGGAGCTTATGGAACTGTTTATAAAGTAAAGCTCTCTGGAGAAAGTCTAGTAGCTGTTAAGGTCCTCAACAATGCCAAAGGTGATGGAGAGGAATTTGTAAATGAAGCTAGCACAATAGGAAAAATCCACCATGTCAATGTCGTTCGTTTGATTGGCTGGCTTTTAAGCTGA